The Branchiostoma floridae strain S238N-H82 chromosome 8, Bfl_VNyyK, whole genome shotgun sequence genome has a segment encoding these proteins:
- the LOC118422078 gene encoding FK506-binding protein 15-like isoform X5 gives MSWFFSDEFRYRHRSKLGSLFGADQASARAGNESLTYTAPKEPKKAQPGKAESGSAPALLFACAVHAYKYVDNQYVKQGKLGAAILGSHSNSDYKILLYVSKDRPVTTAKVTRTFSFTVQANNYASFYDDQRQTWSIMFESESNAVDFAKHIGMSRANSGAIDGIVHQDLVLGEGQAVDVGDSMEMKYTGWLLSNNTFGQVFDSNMSTDKAFRFKIGKGKVIKGWEEGTVGMKKSGKRLLVIPPNLAYGAKGVPNRVPANATLVFEVHAMKVKFNKEDTRSTSSRDSPAPRVDSPVVEAQPPPAQAAPQATVDDTSVKARTSSISEQLGHPSSSKAKLISRMAKMGQAIIPSSGPGEGEGDVEPELEEQPQVVKPVPQQAAPVQPVAQPPQQVAPPQQAPPQVQQPGIQGFAPPGMPQQQVAMFQPQMQQPQPFQYHVAPPYQYPQTSAPSATPYNYQQPGQAPPPQYNTMYPGQQQFPGQQFPGQQQPFPGQPGNDMHTNMLVSETRQQNTEMRIAIGKVTDKVEQILSKVDNLQLHGMGNSLVPQGPQGYMEASVLMQNIQRILQENERLKKEVFEKSSRVESQNEKIAELLQRNQKFIEQSNTMLEQRNDTFKNTAAQSQARVLELEQEKVQMANELSITTAQLSRLQLEIAGLRKQEGDLTSQLNNAAQEAQKNLSELNTLRQAKTETDSKLSELQQTMKTEKVSKKQQDNRMGEMEDELTELRAEKEGLEKSGEGETLSERKTKATADRRKLEDEMEEIKRQHEEEVEDLRSKLRKQRASTDAVTAEQVAAVEQEIETQWKDKCDRLVAQTQDKHRRQMEELQEEKEQVNNKLSNMEAKLAAMKNSHGEDNQKVEELEEKLEEMAEWKEKYTSLHGSAVSMKERYEEQITGLREQLEHAQNQPSTGAMATGTTPNIAEEVKKIMNQVFHSLRAEFEPEESYAGKAVLAAIVNAIKTTTMQLLSQQAPQQGKQEEESGSEEDSEEEEEEEDEEEEEGEEDEEEKQEEVKEQQNEAEAAQEEEAQSVESTEPPAQVPNGGTEEQNSSETSKTENPPGPDSVTPASVEEQSTEDSGKQGTEDSGTPSATMEQAEEDTKEAEQPVTNDEVSEETVENQTDNNRTEQASEEAQSVENNVTVEKKEEVHETVTVNQSDQANHIQQEENVEKPAAEEKKPDVSNIFGDDDILDDGMADTFGVQPKNEESEDKEKDKTKQATLDDADDPFKPGPPPPLFPDEDDDDDLDWLS, from the exons ATGAGTTGGTTCTTTAGTGATGAGTTCAGATACAGGCACAG GTCGAAGCTTGGCTCCCTGTTCGGTGCTGACCAGGCAAGTGCTAGGGCCGGTAACGAGTCCCTGACGTACACTGCACCGAAGGAACCCAAGAAGGCACAGCCAGGGAAGGCAGAAAGTGGCAGTGCTCCAGCTCTACTGTTTGCATGCGCTGTACATGCTTACAAATA TGTGGACAATCAGTATGTCAAGCAGGGGAAGCTGGGTGCGGCCATTCTTGGTAGCCATAGCAACAGTGAT TACAAGATCCTGTTGTACGTGAGTAAGGATAGACCTGTCACCACTGCCAAGGTCACAAGGACCTTCAGCTTTACT GTACAAGCCAACAACTATGCCTCCTTCTATGATGACCAGAGACAGACCTGGTCTATTATGTTTGAATCAGAGTCCAATGCTGTGGACTTTGCAAAACAT ATTGGAATGTCCCGAGCCAACAGTGGTGCAATAGATGGAATAGTCCATCAGGACCTAGTCTTAGGGGAGGGCCAGGCTGTCGATGTGGGAGACTCCATGGAAATGAAATACACTGGATGGCTTTTGAGCAACAACACCTTTGGTCAG gtttTTGACAGTAATATGAGCACAGACAAGGCCTTCAGGTTCAAAATTGGAAAGGGAAAAGTCATTAAG GGGTGGGAAGAGGGAACAGTGGGGATGAAGAAATCAGGGAAGAGGCTCCTGGTTATTCCCCCCAACCTGGCCTACGGTGCCAAAGGTGTGCCTAACAGGGTACCTGCCAACGCTACACTCGTCTTTGAAGTCCACGCCATGAAG GTTAAGTTCAACAAAGAAGACACCAGGTCCACATCATCTCGAGACTCCCCTGCCCCAAGAGTGGACTCTCCCGTTGTGGAGGCCCAACCCCCACCAGCACAGGCAGCACCCCAG GCTACAGTTGATGACACCAGTGTTAAGGCCAGGACATCCTCCATCAGTGAGCAGCTGGGCCACCCCTCCAGCAGCAAGGCTAAACTCATCTCTCGCATGGCCAAGATGGGTCAGGCCATCATCCCATCATCAGGGCCaggggagggggagggagatGTGGAACCTGAGCTGGAGGAACAGCCACAGGTGGTGAAACCGGTACCTCAGCAGGCAGCACCTGTCCAGCCGGTCGCCCAGCCGCCCCAGCAGGTGGCCCCTCCGCAGCAAGCACCACCACAGGTGCAGCAGCCGGGCATTCAAG GTTTTGCCCCACCTGGCATGCCTCAGCAGCAGGTGGCCATGTTCCAGCCACAGATGCAGCAGCCGCAGCCATTCCAG TATCACGTTGCTCCTCCCTACCAGTACCCACAAACCTCTGCTCCCTCTGCCACACCCTACAACTACCagcagcccggccaggccccacCCCCACAGTACAACACCATGTACCCTGGACAACAACAGTTCCCCGGGCAACAGTTTCCAGGGCAACAGCAGCCGTTTCCAGGGCAACCGGGAAATGACATGCACACCAACATGCTGGTGTCGGAGACACGGCAGCAGAACACAGAGATGAGGATTGCCATTGGGAAAGTAACGGACAAAGTGGAACAGATTCTCTCCAAG GTTGACAACCTGCAGCTCCATGGCATGGGTAACAGCCTGGTCCCACAGGGTCCACAGGGCTACATGGAGGCCTCAGTCCTCATGCAAAACATCCAGAGAATTCTACAG GAAAATgagaggttgaaaaaggaagTGTTTGAAAAGAGTTCCAGAGTGGAATCTCAAAATGAGAAGATTGCTGAGCTGCTACAGAGGAATCAAAA GTTTATAGAACAAAGCAACACAATGTTGGAGCAGAGAAATGACACCTTCAAGAACACAGCTGCCCAGTCTCAGGCCAGGGTGCTGGAACTGGAACAGGAGAAG GTGCAGATGGCCAATGAGCTTAGCATCACCACAGCGCAGCTGAGCCGACTGCAGCTGGAGATTGCAGGACTGAGGAAACAGGAGGGGGATCTGACCTCACAGCTCAACAACGCTGCACAGGAGGCGCAGAAAAACCTGTCAGAACTCAACACACTGAGACAGGCAAAAACAG AAACAGACTCCAAACTGTCGGAGCTGCAGCAGACCATGAAGACTGAGAAGGTGAGTAAGAAGCAGCAGGACAACAGGATGGGGGAGATGGAGGATGAGCTGACAGAACTCAGGGCTGAGAAGGAAGGGCTAGAAAAG AGTGGAGAAGGGGAG ACTCTGTCAGAAAGGAAGACCAAGGCAACAGCAGACAGGAGAAAGCTAGAGGATGAAATGGAGGAAATCAAGAGGCAACATGAG GAGGAAGTTGAAGACTTGAGGTCCAAGTTGAGAAAACAGAGGGCTTCAACTGATGCTGTGACTGCAGAACAG GTGGCTGCAGTAGAGCAGGAGATCGAGACCCAGTGGAAGGACAAGTGTGACCGTCTGGTGGCACAGACACAGGACAAACACAGGAGACAGATGGAGGAGCTACAGGAGGAGAAGGAACAGGTCAACAACAAACTCTCCAACATGGAGGCCaag TTGGCAGCGATGAAGAACTCCCATGGGGAGGATAACCAGAAGGTAGAAGAGCTTGAAGAGAAGCtggaagaaatggcagagtggAAGGAGAAG TACACCAGTCTGCATGGCAGTGCAGTCAGTATGAAGGAGCGATACGAGGAACAGATAACTGGACTTAGGGAGCAGCTGGAGCATGCCCAGAATCAGCCTTCTActggtgccatggcaacagggacCACACCCAATATTGCAGAAGAA GTGAAGAAGATCATGAACCAGGTGTTCCACTCCCTGCGAGCGGAGTTTGAGCCGGAGGAGTCGTACGCAGGGAAGGCTGTCCTGGCAGCCATCGTTAATGCCATCAAAACAACCACCATGCAGCTGCTATCCCAGCAGGCTCCACAGCAGGGGAAACAGGAGGAAGAGTCAGGGAGTGAGGAGGAcagtgaggaggaggaggaggaagaggatgaagaagaagaagagggagAGGAAGACGAGGAGGAGAAACAAGAAGAAGTAAAAGAGCAACAGAATGAAG CAGAGGCAgcacaagaagaagaagctcAGTCTGTAGAGTCTACGGAACCTCCTGCACAAGTTCCCAATGGGGGCACAGAAGAACAAAACAGCTCAGAGACAAGCAAAACTGAAAACCCTCCAGGTCCTGACTCTGTGACACCAGCATCTGTAGAGGAACAGAGCACAGAGGATTCTGGGAAACAGGGCACAGAGGATTCTGGGACTCCATCAGCAACCATGGAACAAGCAGAAGAGGATACAAAGGAGGCAGAACAGCCAGTGACCAATGATGAAGTTAGTGAAGAAACTGTAGAAAACCAGACAGACAATAACAGGACTGAGCAAGCTTCTGAGGAAGCCCAGAGTGTTGAGAATAATGTGACTGttgagaaaaaagaagaagttcaTGAAACTGTCACTGTGAACCAATCAGATCAAGCGAACCATATTCAGCAGGAGGAGAATGTGGAGAAGCCAGCTGCTGAGGAGAAGAAACCAGATGTAAG CAATATCTTTGGAGATGATGACATCCTGGATGATGGTATGGCCGATACGTTTGGTGTCCAGCCCAAAAATGAGGAGTCAGAGGACAAGGagaaagacaagacaaaacaagcaacacttgatgatgctgatgat CCATTCAAACCAGGACCACCGCCTCCCCTTTTCCCTgacgaggatgatgatgatgatttggacTGGCTAAGCTGA